A stretch of Herpetosiphon gulosus DNA encodes these proteins:
- a CDS encoding alkaline phosphatase D family protein, translating to MRRLFGLCCLCCLLAGSWSSRSSVGRTNQPIPPADLPQGVAAGDVTPTSAVLWARSASLGSVSFEYSLNANFNPVAGSATVIVTDTMQPAKTSISNLQPATRYFYRATNLSNAAFAGTFRTAPTTGTYSNLRFGASGDQQGALAPFPALANADQRELDLFIHLGDSIYADIGSPVLGTTAKTLAEFRLKHTESYSTRLNLNTLADLRATTAWLATTDDHEVANDHAGGAAPSSDPRFLPTNASYINDTDYFEAGYQAFVEYNPINELFYGATGDPRTANEHKLYRYQRYGNTAAFFVLDGRSFRDQKLPAPNNTPSEIVAFLTAVFSPTRTLLGQAQLSQLESDLLAADQANITWKFVIVPEPIQNLGTAAANDRFEGYAAERSRILSFINDHSIENVVFIAADIHGTVVNNLSYQTAAGQPQIPTNAWEISVGSVATTSPFGMRVAAGALSTGIISSTTYNNYLQLPNDQQDAAAEGWLNTVLNVFGYTPVGLQDAPFAERTTLLQGRYFAGHYFGWTEFEISQPDQTLRVSTYGIDTYGTSDLANNPGEVVSRVPVIVQQFEVEPVVSISPTLMLNYLPVITK from the coding sequence ATGCGCCGCTTATTTGGGCTATGTTGTTTATGTTGCTTGCTAGCTGGAAGTTGGTCAAGCCGCTCAAGTGTTGGTCGTACAAATCAGCCCATTCCACCCGCCGATTTGCCGCAAGGCGTGGCAGCAGGCGATGTAACTCCCACCAGTGCAGTGCTCTGGGCGCGTTCCGCCAGCCTTGGTTCAGTCAGCTTTGAATATAGTCTCAACGCCAATTTCAATCCAGTTGCTGGCTCAGCCACAGTTATCGTCACCGACACGATGCAACCAGCAAAAACTAGCATCAGCAATTTACAACCGGCTACTAGATATTTTTATCGCGCGACAAATCTCAGCAATGCAGCATTTGCTGGTACATTTCGCACCGCCCCAACCACTGGAACGTATAGCAATTTACGCTTTGGGGCAAGCGGCGATCAACAAGGGGCACTCGCACCGTTTCCAGCCTTAGCCAACGCCGATCAGCGCGAACTTGATTTGTTTATTCATCTTGGCGATTCGATTTATGCTGATATTGGCTCGCCTGTGCTGGGCACGACTGCCAAAACTTTAGCCGAATTTCGCCTCAAACATACCGAAAGTTATAGCACACGGCTGAATTTGAACACGCTGGCCGATTTACGTGCCACAACCGCATGGCTAGCGACAACCGATGATCATGAAGTTGCTAACGATCACGCTGGTGGGGCAGCACCGAGCAGTGATCCACGCTTTTTGCCCACCAATGCTAGCTATATCAATGATACTGATTATTTTGAAGCGGGCTATCAAGCGTTTGTTGAATACAATCCGATTAACGAGCTTTTTTATGGTGCGACTGGCGATCCACGCACGGCCAACGAGCATAAACTCTACCGCTATCAACGATATGGGAATACAGCGGCCTTTTTTGTGCTTGATGGCCGTTCATTTCGTGACCAAAAATTGCCAGCGCCCAATAACACGCCTTCAGAAATTGTGGCCTTTTTGACTGCTGTGTTTAGTCCAACCCGCACCTTGCTTGGCCAAGCCCAACTCAGCCAACTCGAAAGCGATTTGCTCGCCGCTGATCAAGCCAATATCACGTGGAAATTTGTGATCGTGCCTGAGCCAATTCAAAACCTTGGCACGGCAGCCGCCAACGATCGCTTTGAGGGCTATGCTGCCGAACGCAGCCGTATTTTGAGCTTTATCAACGATCATTCAATTGAAAACGTGGTGTTTATTGCCGCCGATATTCATGGCACGGTTGTCAATAATTTAAGCTACCAAACCGCCGCAGGCCAGCCACAAATCCCCACCAACGCTTGGGAAATTTCGGTTGGTTCGGTCGCCACGACTTCGCCATTTGGCATGCGGGTGGCAGCAGGTGCTTTATCAACCGGAATTATTAGCTCAACCACCTACAATAATTATTTACAACTACCCAACGATCAGCAAGATGCAGCGGCGGAAGGTTGGCTCAACACGGTCTTAAATGTATTTGGCTACACGCCAGTGGGCTTGCAGGATGCGCCGTTTGCCGAACGAACTACGCTCTTGCAAGGGCGCTATTTTGCTGGTCACTACTTTGGCTGGACTGAATTTGAAATTAGCCAGCCCGACCAAACCTTGCGCGTTTCGACCTATGGCATCGATACCTACGGAACCAGCGATCTTGCCAATAATCCAGGTGAGGTGGTGAGCCGAGTGCCAGTGATCGTGCAGCAATTCGAGGTTGAGCCAGTCGTTAGCATCTCGCCAACGCTGATGCTCAATTATTTGCCAGTGATAACGAAGTAA
- a CDS encoding HU family DNA-binding protein — protein sequence MQKIEFIAEVAERTGISKKEARRVVDAMLDVVSERLQAGEKVVLTGFGTFEVRERQARQGVNPKTRERMTIEATKTPGFSASNSLKLLVRQGKPE from the coding sequence ATGCAAAAAATCGAGTTCATTGCTGAGGTCGCTGAACGCACCGGCATTTCTAAAAAAGAGGCACGCCGCGTTGTCGATGCTATGTTGGATGTGGTCAGCGAGCGCTTGCAAGCTGGCGAAAAAGTGGTCTTGACGGGGTTTGGTACCTTTGAAGTGCGCGAGCGCCAAGCTCGCCAAGGGGTCAACCCCAAAACCCGCGAACGGATGACAATCGAAGCTACCAAAACTCCTGGCTTCTCGGCCAGTAATAGCTTGAAACTGCTGGTTCGCCAAGGCAAGCCTGAGTAG
- a CDS encoding response regulator, which produces MPQTRIVIADDESLIRMNLRETLVGLGYLVVGEAGDGVSVINLARELRPDVVVMDIKMPKLDGIQAAKVLTEEKIAPVLLLTAHSDKELVERARDAGVVGYLSKPFRDSDLMPALEIARARFEEFLTLEQQVGDLKETLETRKIIERAKGMLMDSQGLKESEAFRKIQQLSMNTRKSMREVASALLLANQMEQQK; this is translated from the coding sequence ATGCCACAGACACGCATTGTCATCGCCGATGACGAATCGCTGATTCGTATGAATCTGCGTGAAACGTTAGTTGGCCTCGGCTATCTTGTCGTTGGGGAAGCTGGTGATGGCGTGAGCGTTATCAACCTTGCCCGCGAACTACGCCCCGACGTAGTGGTGATGGACATCAAAATGCCCAAACTGGATGGTATCCAGGCAGCCAAAGTGCTGACTGAAGAGAAAATTGCCCCGGTCTTGCTCTTGACCGCCCACAGCGACAAAGAGTTGGTCGAGCGCGCCCGCGACGCTGGTGTTGTGGGGTATCTCAGCAAGCCCTTTCGCGATAGCGATTTGATGCCAGCACTCGAAATTGCCCGCGCCCGTTTTGAAGAGTTCCTGACCCTCGAACAACAAGTCGGCGACCTGAAGGAAACGCTCGAAACTCGCAAGATTATCGAACGCGCCAAGGGTATGTTAATGGATTCTCAAGGGCTGAAGGAATCGGAAGCCTTCCGCAAGATTCAGCAGTTGAGCATGAATACCCGCAAGTCGATGCGCGAAGTTGCCTCGGCCTTGCTGTTGGCCAACCAGATGGAGCAACAAAAGTAA
- the glmU gene encoding bifunctional UDP-N-acetylglucosamine diphosphorylase/glucosamine-1-phosphate N-acetyltransferase GlmU produces the protein MTLGVVVLAAGQGTRMRSSLPKVLHPVAGLPLVEHVTRLADAVGAQQIVLVVSEDTLAPISAAFGHRYRYVVQHERLGTGHAVAQARAELEGKVDEVLVLYGADPLMRHESLLELLAVRRTTNAKAAIVSFQADPPTGYGRIVRDETGAVQAIVEERNASPEQRRITEVNQGVALYDGAWLWNALDQVQPNSLNGEYYLTDLVEIALHEHGLGAVAAIQLRDPDEALGVNDRIQLAQVGAILNARKIRALMLAGVTVVDPATTFVDHDVQVGMDTTLLPGTLLKGRTTIGANCMIGPNSLIEDSQIGDYCKISYSVVEQAQMDLGANIGPYGHLRRGAHLMEHVHMGNFGEVKNATLGAGTKMGHFSYVGDATIGENVNIGAGTITCNFTADGKKHHTEIGANAFIGSDSLLRAPVKIGAGAITGAGSVVTKDIPDGGVAVGMPARVIRHRKFEQSENE, from the coding sequence ATGACACTCGGTGTGGTTGTGTTGGCTGCTGGTCAAGGGACGCGCATGCGTTCGAGCTTACCGAAAGTTTTACATCCTGTTGCCGGATTGCCATTAGTTGAGCATGTAACCCGTCTGGCCGATGCGGTTGGCGCACAGCAGATTGTATTGGTCGTAAGTGAAGATACTTTAGCCCCAATTAGCGCTGCTTTTGGCCATCGCTATCGCTATGTGGTGCAACATGAGCGGCTTGGCACAGGCCATGCGGTGGCCCAAGCTCGCGCCGAACTCGAAGGCAAGGTCGATGAAGTGCTAGTGTTGTATGGCGCTGATCCCTTGATGCGCCATGAATCATTGCTTGAATTATTGGCAGTGCGCCGCACCACCAACGCCAAAGCCGCAATCGTCAGCTTCCAAGCCGATCCGCCAACTGGTTATGGCCGAATTGTGCGCGACGAAACTGGCGCAGTTCAGGCGATTGTCGAAGAACGCAACGCCAGCCCCGAACAACGCCGAATTACTGAGGTCAACCAAGGCGTGGCGCTCTACGATGGCGCTTGGCTCTGGAATGCCCTCGATCAAGTCCAGCCCAATAGCTTGAATGGCGAATATTATTTGACCGATTTGGTCGAGATTGCGCTGCACGAGCATGGCCTTGGCGCAGTAGCTGCTATTCAGTTACGCGACCCCGATGAAGCCTTGGGGGTGAATGATCGGATTCAGTTGGCCCAAGTTGGGGCAATTTTGAATGCACGAAAAATTCGCGCCTTGATGTTGGCCGGGGTGACCGTGGTTGATCCCGCCACGACCTTTGTTGATCACGATGTGCAAGTTGGCATGGATACAACCTTGCTGCCCGGCACGTTGCTCAAAGGCCGCACCACAATCGGGGCAAATTGTATGATCGGCCCCAACAGCTTAATTGAAGATTCGCAAATTGGCGACTATTGCAAAATTAGCTATTCAGTAGTTGAGCAAGCGCAGATGGATCTAGGTGCCAACATCGGGCCGTATGGGCATCTGCGCCGCGGTGCACACCTTATGGAGCATGTGCATATGGGCAACTTCGGCGAGGTGAAAAACGCAACCCTTGGTGCTGGCACGAAAATGGGCCATTTTTCCTATGTTGGCGATGCCACAATCGGCGAGAATGTTAATATTGGTGCTGGCACGATTACCTGCAATTTTACTGCTGATGGCAAAAAGCATCACACCGAAATTGGCGCGAATGCCTTTATTGGCTCCGATTCGTTGTTACGTGCGCCAGTCAAAATTGGCGCAGGCGCAATCACAGGAGCCGGTTCAGTTGTGACCAAAGATATACCTGATGGCGGCGTGGCCGTGGGTATGCCAGCCCGCGTCATTCGCCACCGCAAGTTTGAGCAGAGTGAGAACGAGTAG
- a CDS encoding ribose-phosphate pyrophosphokinase, which produces MDGRLQIFTGNANIPLARSIASHLNLNLGRAIVGVFKNGETRVQLEENVRGSDVFIVQSLTTPVDHHLMELLLMIDALRRASAQRVTAVIPYYGYAKQEKKTTGREPISAKLVANLIATAGADRVLTMDLHAPAIEGFFDIPVDHLQAGPLIADHFRSRNMKNVVVVSPDAGGVGRANKFRERIGASLAIIAKQRPAPDVSEVVEMVGDVAGKHAVIFDDMISTGGTLAEAAKTLKERGAISVVACATHGIFAGNAVELLGDSVMEEVLVTDTIPLPAEASAARIAQISVASLFAEAIIRIHKDLSLSALFS; this is translated from the coding sequence ATGGACGGGCGATTGCAGATTTTTACGGGTAATGCCAACATCCCGTTAGCTCGCAGTATCGCATCGCATCTGAATTTGAATTTAGGTCGGGCTATTGTCGGCGTTTTCAAGAATGGCGAAACTCGCGTGCAGCTTGAAGAAAACGTCCGTGGCTCCGATGTATTTATCGTGCAATCCTTAACTACGCCAGTTGATCATCACCTCATGGAGTTGTTGTTGATGATCGATGCCCTACGCCGAGCTTCGGCTCAACGGGTAACAGCGGTGATTCCTTACTATGGCTATGCCAAGCAAGAGAAGAAAACCACTGGGCGTGAGCCAATCTCGGCCAAATTGGTCGCCAATTTGATTGCGACCGCCGGAGCTGATCGGGTGCTGACCATGGATTTGCATGCGCCAGCAATCGAGGGCTTTTTCGATATTCCAGTTGATCACTTGCAAGCCGGCCCACTGATTGCCGACCACTTTCGCAGTCGCAACATGAAAAATGTCGTGGTGGTTTCGCCCGATGCTGGCGGCGTGGGTCGCGCCAACAAATTCCGCGAACGCATCGGCGCAAGTTTGGCGATTATTGCCAAGCAACGCCCTGCCCCCGATGTTTCCGAAGTGGTCGAAATGGTCGGCGACGTTGCTGGCAAGCACGCAGTGATCTTCGACGACATGATTTCAACCGGGGGAACCTTGGCCGAAGCCGCCAAAACCCTCAAAGAACGCGGCGCAATTAGCGTGGTGGCCTGTGCCACTCACGGCATTTTTGCTGGCAATGCGGTCGAATTGCTGGGCGATTCGGTGATGGAAGAAGTGCTAGTTACCGACACGATTCCCTTGCCTGCCGAAGCCAGCGCCGCGCGGATTGCCCAAATCTCGGTAGCTTCGTTGTTTGCCGAAGCCATTATTCGGATTCACAAAGATCTTTCCTTGAGCGCATTATTTAGCTAA
- a CDS encoding peptidyl-prolyl cis-trans isomerase — translation MSIDTTKHYVVTMETTKGTIKIELYPEYAPKTVNNFVFLINEGFYDGIVFHRVISNFMIQGGDPTGTGTGGPGYRFEDEFKGNPLKHETCVLSMANAGANTNGSQFFITHSPQPHLDGRHTVFGKVTEGQDVVNAIRQGDSMTKVTVS, via the coding sequence ATGTCGATTGACACTACCAAGCACTATGTCGTCACCATGGAAACAACCAAAGGCACAATCAAAATTGAGTTGTATCCTGAGTATGCACCCAAAACTGTCAATAACTTTGTGTTCTTGATCAACGAAGGGTTTTACGATGGCATCGTCTTCCACCGCGTGATCTCAAACTTTATGATTCAAGGTGGCGATCCAACTGGCACGGGCACGGGTGGCCCAGGCTATCGCTTCGAAGATGAATTCAAGGGCAATCCACTTAAACACGAAACCTGTGTGCTGTCGATGGCCAATGCTGGAGCCAACACCAACGGCTCACAATTCTTCATCACCCATAGTCCGCAACCCCACCTTGATGGCCGCCATACCGTGTTTGGCAAGGTCACCGAGGGCCAAGATGTCGTCAATGCAATTCGCCAAGGCGATAGCATGACCAAAGTAACCGTCAGCTAA
- a CDS encoding glycosyltransferase family 4 protein — protein sequence MGYTILSIASTSFFADYGAHVRIWEETRALQKLGHRIVIATYHNGDNMPGFEIRRSWDVPWVKRTMVGASHHKMYLDVALSWRALRVAMEIKPDLIHAHIHESALIGSVLSRMFKVPLVFDYQGSLTAEMLDHGFLKRDGMFYKPFHWLEDKINRTADAVLTSSFNAANMLRDDWKFPAERLYTVPDSVNTDRFKPFDSSAEWHTERERIRSELGIPAGRKIVAYLGLLAAYQGTNVLLEAAQIIRQQRDDVHFLIMGYPDVRSYLALAESLGVADIVTMPGRILYKDAHAYLALGDVAVAPKMSATEGAGKIPNYMAVGLPVITFDTPVSHEILGDAGVYAKFGDAQSLADEILGLIDNPERRHNLAQTVRTRAVNEHSWELAARQIEAIYERVLAKRAGNPLPEFPTSLQREQGS from the coding sequence ATGGGTTACACCATCCTTAGCATTGCCTCAACCTCGTTTTTTGCAGATTACGGCGCACACGTTCGGATTTGGGAAGAAACTCGCGCCCTGCAAAAATTAGGTCATCGCATTGTTATTGCAACCTATCATAACGGCGATAATATGCCAGGCTTTGAAATTCGCCGCTCATGGGATGTGCCATGGGTCAAGCGAACGATGGTCGGTGCTTCGCATCATAAAATGTATTTGGATGTGGCACTTTCGTGGCGAGCCTTACGCGTGGCCATGGAGATCAAGCCTGATTTAATCCATGCGCATATTCACGAATCGGCTTTGATTGGCAGCGTGCTTTCACGCATGTTCAAGGTTCCGTTGGTATTCGATTATCAAGGCAGCCTCACCGCCGAAATGCTTGATCATGGGTTTCTTAAACGTGATGGCATGTTTTATAAGCCATTCCACTGGCTCGAAGATAAAATTAATCGCACAGCAGATGCGGTGCTGACCAGCTCCTTCAACGCCGCCAATATGCTGCGCGATGATTGGAAATTTCCGGCGGAGCGGCTTTACACTGTGCCAGATAGCGTTAATACCGATCGCTTTAAGCCGTTCGATAGCTCAGCCGAGTGGCATACCGAACGCGAACGCATTCGCAGCGAGCTAGGAATTCCGGCAGGCCGCAAAATCGTGGCCTATTTGGGCTTGCTGGCAGCCTATCAAGGCACAAATGTCTTGCTTGAAGCCGCCCAAATTATTCGCCAACAACGCGATGATGTGCATTTCTTAATTATGGGCTACCCCGATGTGCGTTCGTATTTGGCCTTGGCCGAATCGCTGGGCGTTGCTGATATCGTGACTATGCCAGGCCGGATTTTATATAAAGATGCCCATGCCTACTTGGCCTTGGGCGACGTGGCAGTTGCCCCCAAAATGTCGGCAACCGAAGGTGCTGGCAAAATTCCCAATTATATGGCGGTTGGCTTGCCTGTGATCACGTTCGATACACCAGTTAGCCACGAAATTTTAGGCGACGCTGGGGTCTATGCCAAGTTTGGCGATGCCCAATCGCTGGCCGATGAAATTCTGGGTTTGATCGATAACCCCGAACGGCGGCATAATTTAGCCCAAACGGTGCGAACCCGTGCGGTCAACGAACATTCCTGGGAGCTAGCCGCTCGCCAGATCGAAGCAATTTACGAGCGAGTGTTGGCTAAACGCGCAGGCAATCCCTTGCCCGAATTTCCGACGAGCTTGCAACGCGAACAAGGCTCCTAA
- a CDS encoding STAS domain-containing protein, producing MAETITPPRQIEDMLQTSNEQRIKLFSVVEGLALLAVMLILLVAGNGQQVQIGLSICAIVGTMLAITFAMRRSRYVEWLIYVNLASITLMLSLTGPIIGEVDGSVWVLFQVPPLIATIVLNTSRATTVICIASMIILSIIIGGELTGLIPIKFLVPKSALLINFFCQLLVLGIIATTVHLLVGRAKRAFAVVAKTEAKLAQQLANERELALQREQLNAQLSQSLAEISQRDNQIQVEQATQAALRDQLRQLSLPVIPVLKQTVVMPLIGDQLANSSEGIEETLLNGISQHRAKIAILDVTGVPTIDTELGRRLIQATAAARLLGVRTIIAGIRPDVAQTLVSLGIDFSSVTTVASLQDGVAIALKSLY from the coding sequence ATGGCAGAAACCATCACCCCGCCCCGTCAGATTGAAGATATGCTACAAACCTCGAATGAGCAACGGATTAAGTTGTTTAGTGTGGTCGAAGGTTTAGCGTTGTTGGCCGTTATGCTAATTTTGCTGGTTGCTGGCAACGGCCAACAAGTGCAAATTGGCTTGAGCATTTGTGCGATTGTTGGCACGATGTTGGCAATAACCTTTGCTATGCGTCGTTCGCGCTATGTCGAATGGCTAATTTACGTCAATCTGGCCTCGATAACCTTGATGCTTTCGTTAACTGGGCCAATTATTGGCGAAGTTGATGGCTCGGTCTGGGTTTTATTTCAGGTTCCGCCATTAATTGCCACAATAGTGTTAAATACCTCACGAGCAACCACAGTTATTTGTATTGCTTCGATGATTATTCTTTCGATTATTATTGGCGGCGAGTTGACTGGGCTTATTCCGATTAAATTTTTGGTGCCTAAATCGGCCTTATTGATTAACTTCTTCTGTCAATTACTGGTGCTGGGAATTATTGCCACAACCGTGCATTTATTGGTTGGGCGAGCTAAACGGGCGTTTGCCGTAGTGGCCAAAACTGAGGCCAAGCTGGCCCAGCAATTAGCCAACGAGCGTGAATTGGCGCTGCAACGGGAACAACTGAATGCTCAATTGAGCCAAAGCTTGGCCGAAATTAGCCAGCGCGATAACCAAATTCAGGTTGAACAAGCAACTCAGGCGGCTTTGCGCGACCAACTGCGCCAACTGAGCTTGCCTGTGATTCCGGTGCTCAAACAAACTGTAGTTATGCCATTAATCGGCGATCAATTAGCTAACTCCAGCGAGGGTATTGAAGAAACCTTGCTGAATGGGATTAGCCAGCATCGCGCCAAAATTGCCATTTTAGATGTAACCGGGGTTCCAACGATTGATACCGAGCTTGGGCGGCGCTTAATCCAAGCCACAGCGGCAGCGCGTTTGCTGGGAGTTCGGACGATTATCGCCGGAATTCGGCCTGATGTTGCCCAAACCTTGGTAAGTTTGGGGATTGATTTTAGCAGCGTGACCACTGTTGCCAGTTTGCAAGATGGAGTTGCGATTGCCCTAAAATCACTTTATTAG
- a CDS encoding DUF4260 domain-containing protein: MPNISLVKRLLHAEGLGLLLIAVLGYRWQGFSWWQFGLALFVPDIVMLGYLWGPKVGSICYNFGHITLWPLSFLAFGVLNDWQVGLQIGLIWLAHIGLDRMLGYGLKYPTQFKDTHLGRV, from the coding sequence ATGCCAAATATCAGTTTGGTTAAACGCTTATTGCATGCTGAAGGCTTGGGTTTATTGCTAATTGCAGTATTGGGCTATCGTTGGCAAGGCTTTAGTTGGTGGCAATTTGGTTTGGCCTTGTTTGTGCCTGATATCGTGATGCTTGGCTATTTGTGGGGGCCAAAGGTTGGCAGCATTTGCTATAATTTCGGCCATATTACGCTTTGGCCATTGAGCTTTTTGGCCTTTGGAGTGCTGAACGATTGGCAAGTCGGCCTGCAAATTGGCTTGATCTGGTTAGCACATATTGGGCTTGATCGCATGCTTGGCTATGGGCTAAAATACCCAACTCAATTCAAAGATACCCATTTGGGGCGAGTTTAG
- a CDS encoding GTP-binding protein produces the protein MSEATAIPMTILTGFLGAGKTTLLNRLLSAQHGLKIAVLVNDFGEINIDSQLVVGVENDAVINLANGCICCTIREDLLTTTLELLDREDRPEYIIVEASGVSDPVSVALTFRLPALRSLINLDSIVAVVDAESIHQQREQLIQVVDQITAADLVVINKIDLVDAEQQQRVIAWIQTIVPRARILTAEYGEVPVDLLLGVGQYRIDLQAEAHPTQHQHSEEWQTWNYQTEQPFTMSNLQQAFQQLPTSIFRAKGIVYLAEAPERRAIVQLAGKRASLRLGEPWGATTPYSQIVVIGRSNSFDSAEVTAQFDACLADVEQAPREEILTVAEWRRKYQA, from the coding sequence ATGAGTGAAGCAACCGCTATTCCAATGACAATTTTGACGGGCTTTTTGGGCGCAGGCAAAACGACGTTGCTCAATCGGCTGCTTAGTGCCCAGCATGGCCTCAAAATCGCGGTGTTGGTCAACGATTTTGGCGAGATTAATATTGATTCGCAGTTGGTGGTTGGGGTTGAAAACGACGCTGTAATTAATTTGGCGAATGGCTGTATTTGCTGCACAATTCGCGAGGATTTATTGACCACCACTCTTGAATTGCTCGATCGCGAGGATCGACCTGAATATATTATCGTCGAGGCTAGTGGCGTTTCCGACCCAGTTTCGGTAGCCTTGACCTTCCGTTTGCCAGCCCTGCGCTCGTTGATCAATCTCGATTCAATTGTGGCGGTGGTTGATGCTGAGAGTATTCACCAACAACGCGAACAATTGATTCAGGTGGTCGATCAAATTACCGCTGCCGATCTTGTGGTGATTAATAAAATCGATTTGGTTGATGCTGAGCAGCAGCAACGAGTGATCGCTTGGATTCAGACAATTGTGCCACGGGCACGAATTTTGACCGCTGAATATGGCGAGGTTCCAGTTGATTTGCTGCTGGGCGTAGGCCAATATCGCATCGATTTGCAGGCTGAAGCTCATCCCACCCAGCATCAACATAGCGAAGAATGGCAAACCTGGAATTACCAAACAGAGCAGCCTTTTACCATGAGCAACCTACAACAAGCCTTTCAGCAATTGCCAACTTCAATTTTTCGGGCCAAAGGCATTGTGTATTTGGCCGAAGCACCTGAACGGCGAGCAATTGTCCAATTGGCGGGCAAACGCGCTAGTTTGCGGCTCGGCGAACCATGGGGAGCAACCACTCCGTACAGCCAAATTGTGGTGATTGGCCGTAGCAATAGCTTTGATTCAGCTGAAGTAACTGCACAATTCGATGCTTGTTTGGCAGATGTCGAGCAAGCGCCACGCGAAGAAATTTTGACCGTGGCCGAATGGCGGCGCAAATACCAAGCCTAA
- a CDS encoding WHG domain-containing protein → MAYPAQTDYPTIIRTAQTLIERDGVEQLALASLASELGIKAPSLYRYVANKNALLKGVVTVTIQQLFAAYDQALANSPNDAQNQLLAISHGHRQFAHGQPKNYALALTAASPEQRADPALLVEMVLPIQAIMAQISGEAASLAALRGLLGLIHGFVLLELNQQLQRGGDLSSTFDLAVRSYLAGVANLNAD, encoded by the coding sequence ATGGCCTACCCAGCCCAAACCGATTATCCAACGATTATTCGTACCGCCCAAACCTTGATTGAACGCGATGGGGTCGAACAATTGGCCTTAGCCAGCCTTGCCAGCGAGTTGGGCATCAAAGCTCCATCGCTATATCGCTATGTAGCCAACAAAAATGCTCTGCTCAAAGGTGTGGTTACCGTCACAATTCAACAACTATTTGCGGCGTATGATCAAGCGTTAGCCAATAGCCCAAATGATGCGCAAAACCAGTTGTTAGCAATTAGCCATGGGCATCGCCAATTTGCTCATGGGCAGCCCAAAAATTATGCTTTAGCCCTAACTGCTGCTAGCCCTGAACAACGGGCTGATCCGGCGTTGTTGGTTGAAATGGTATTGCCAATTCAGGCAATCATGGCCCAAATTAGCGGTGAAGCAGCCTCGTTGGCAGCTTTGCGCGGCTTGTTAGGGCTGATTCATGGCTTTGTGCTGCTCGAACTCAATCAACAACTCCAGCGTGGCGGCGATTTAAGCAGCACCTTCGATTTGGCCGTGCGCAGCTATTTGGCTGGTGTCGCCAATTTGAATGCCGATTAG